AACCTTAATGCGTTTATGGTACAAGTTGTGTTTTTTGTAAGTTTCTACAGCAACAACAATCGTTTTGTCCATTTTATCGCTGACCACTTTACCAGTTTGCACTTTACGTGCGTTACGTTCTTCGCTCATTGTTGGCCTCCTTCCTGATTACGGACGGACTGTACATCCTATCCCTAATTAACCGATTCCCAATTCTCTCTCACGGATAATGGTTTTAGCACGAGCTATTTCTTTCCGCACATCACGGATGCGAGTCGGGTTATCCAGCTGACCGGTAGCTAATTGAAAGCGGAGGTTAAAGAGTTCTTCTTTAAATCCGGCAATCTTTTGCTCGATTTCAGCAGAGGTTAGGTTGCGAAATTCACTAGCTTTCATTTGCTTCACCACCCAATTCTTCACGTTTCACGAACTTCGTTTTGATTGGCAGTTTGTGAGCGGCAAGACGCATTGCTTCGCGAGCAATTTCCTCCGGTACACCAGCAAGTTCAAACATGATCTTACCTGGTTTCACTACTGCAACCCATTTTTCTACGTTACCTTTACCGCTACCCATCCGAACCTCGAGAGGCTTTTGAGTGATTGGTTTGTCTGGGAAAATTTTGATCCAAACTTTACCACCACGTTTGATGTAACGAGTCATCGCAATACGAGCCGCTTCGATCTGACGGTTCGTAATCCAAGCCGGTTCCGTAGCTTGCAGACCGTATTCGCCAAAGTTCAGAGTCGTTCCGCCTTTAGCTTGGCCTTTCATATGTCCACGTTGTTGCTTACGGTGTTTTACGCGTTTTGGTACCAACATGATTAGTTGCCTCCTTCCTTAGCAGCTTGTTTCTTAGCCGTAGGAAGAACCTCTCCACGATAGATCCATACTTTTACGCCGATACGTCCGTAAGTAGTATGAGCCTCTGCTGTACCATAGTCAATGTCAGCACGCAGTGTGTGCAGTGGAACAGTTCCTTCGCTGTAGCCTTCAGAACGTGCGATCTCAGCACCGCCAAGACGTCCGCCTACTTGAGTTTTGATACCTTTAGCACCGGAGCGCATAGTTCTTTGAATTGCTTGTTTCAGAGCACGACGGAAAGAAACACGACGTTCCAATTGTTGTGCAATGCTTTCAGCTACAAGAATAGCGTCCAAGTCTTGGTTCTTAATTTCAGAAATGTTGATGTGTACTTTTTTACCGCCAGCAATTTTCGTAATTTGATTACGAAGATTTTCAACTTCCGAACCACCCTTACCAATAACCATACCTGGTTTAGCAGTGTGAATCGTTACGTTTACGCGGTTAGCCGCTCTCTCAATTTCCACACGAGATAAAGCGGAGTCTTTCAATTTATTTTTCAGGAATTCACGAATTCTCACGTCTTCCATCAAAAGATCACCGAAGTCTTTGCCTGCATACCACTTAGATTCCC
The window above is part of the Paenibacillus sp. 1781tsa1 genome. Proteins encoded here:
- the rpmC gene encoding 50S ribosomal protein L29, with the protein product MKASEFRNLTSAEIEQKIAGFKEELFNLRFQLATGQLDNPTRIRDVRKEIARAKTIIRERELGIG
- the rplP gene encoding 50S ribosomal protein L16, producing the protein MLVPKRVKHRKQQRGHMKGQAKGGTTLNFGEYGLQATEPAWITNRQIEAARIAMTRYIKRGGKVWIKIFPDKPITQKPLEVRMGSGKGNVEKWVAVVKPGKIMFELAGVPEEIAREAMRLAAHKLPIKTKFVKREELGGEANES
- the rpsC gene encoding 30S ribosomal protein S3, which gives rise to MGQKVNPVGLRVGIIRDWESKWYAGKDFGDLLMEDVRIREFLKNKLKDSALSRVEIERAANRVNVTIHTAKPGMVIGKGGSEVENLRNQITKIAGGKKVHINISEIKNQDLDAILVAESIAQQLERRVSFRRALKQAIQRTMRSGAKGIKTQVGGRLGGAEIARSEGYSEGTVPLHTLRADIDYGTAEAHTTYGRIGVKVWIYRGEVLPTAKKQAAKEGGN